The genomic window ACAAGTGGAGTGCGAGCGAAGGTCCGGCACGACGCGCAAGGCTGCGTCCATATACGACAGCGGGCGCGATACCCCGCGGCGCTATACTGAACGTCCCTTCACTGCATCCCGAACCGCGAGCCGCACTGCGGCGCAAGCTCATAAATTGGCCGAACACGACCTCGAAAAACTCAAAATCGACCGGGGACCCTCCGCCGCCGTGCCGCGGCGCCGTCGAAACTGGTTCCGTTATGTCCTCATCGCGCTGATCCTGCTTGCGCTGGCTGCCGTCGCGTTCAGGCTCACCGGTCCGCAAGCCGTGGAGAGCGCCACGGTCACGTCCGTTTATCCATCGCAGAGTTACACGCTGCTGAACGCCACCGGTTATGTCGTGCCGCAGCGCAAGGCGGCAGTGGCCTCGAAGGGGCAAGGGCGCGTCGAATGGCTTGGCGTGCTCGAAGGCACCGTGGTGAAGGAAGGGCAGATCATCGCGCGGCTCGAAAGCGATGACGTCGCCGCTTCGCTCGCGCAGGCACAGGCGCAAGTCAAGGTCGCGCAGGCGAATCTCGAACTGCAACGCGCCGAGCTCAAGAACGCGGAAGTGGACCTCAAACGCTTCAAGATCCTCGCACCGCAAGGCGCGATTCCGGCAACGCAGTACGACGCCGCGCTCGCACGTTACGACAAGGCGCAAGCCTCCCTCAACAGCGACGCAGCCTCGATCGTCTCCGCGCGCGCCAATGCGCAGGCGGCGCAGGTTGCGGTCAATCAGACGGTGATCCGCGCGCCCTTCGATGGCGTCGTGCTCGAAAAACACGCGAATGTGGGCGACAACATCACGCCGTTCTCGTCGGCGTCGGACAGCAAGGGCGCGGTCGTCACCATCGCCGACATGAAGACGCTCGAAGTCGAAGCCGATGTCGCCGAATCGAATATCTCGCGCATCAGCGTGGAGCAGCCGTGCGAGATCCAGCTCGACGCATTGCCCGATGTGCGCTTCGCGGGCCGCGTGTCGCGCACGGTGCCGACGGTCGATCGCTCGAAGGCGACGGTGCTCGTGAAGGTGCGCTTCGTCGATCGCGATGCACGCGTCTTGCCGGACATGTCCGCGAAAGTCGCGTTTCTTTCGAAGCCGGTGCCGCCCGAAGAGAAGAAGGCCGTTGTGGCCGTGCAGCCATCGGCGGTCGTCACGCGCGGCGAACGCAAGGTCGTCTACAAGATCGACAACGACACCGCGCGCGAAGTGCCCGTGACGACGGGCGAGCGCATCGGCGATCTGCTTGCCGTGCAGGGCGTCAAACCCGGCGACGTGGTCGTGCTGTCGCCCGGCGACAAGCTCAAGAACGGCGCCCGTGTCACCCTCGCGAAGAAATAGCGTGAGCACGACGCCCCTGGTTCAGATCAGCCACGTCGCAAAGGCGTATCGACGCGGCGTGCAGACGGTGCCGGTGCTGACCGACATCACGCTGTCGATCGCGGAAGGCGATTTCGTCGCGTTGATGGGCCCGTCCGGCTCCGGCAAGAGCACGCTGCTCAACCTGATCGCGGGCATCGACCGGCCCGATAGCGGCGAGTTGCTCGTCGGCGGGCTCGACATCACGCGTCTGCCGGAAGCTTCGCTCGCGGACTGGCGCGCCGCGAACGTAGGCTTCATCTTCCAGTTCTATAACCTGATGCCGGTGCTCTCCGCGTTCGAGAATGTCGAATTGCCGCTGATGCTCACGCGTCTCACGCGTCACGAACGGCGTGAGCGCGTCGCGATGGTGCTCGACATGGTCAACATGGCCGACCGCATGAGTCACTATCCGTCGGAGCTGTCGGGCGGGCAGCAACAGCGCGTCGCGATCGCGCGGGCGTTGATCACGGACCCGAAGCTCATCGTCGCCGATGAACCGACCGGCGATCTCGACCGCACTTCCGCCGCCGATGTCCTCACGATGCTTCAGCGTTTGAACGACAAACTCGGCAAAACCATCATCATGGTGACGCACGATGCGCACGCGGCCGCAGCGGCGAAGGCGCTCGTGCATCTGGAAAAGGGAGAGCTGATCGATGCAACCCCGCGCTGAGCCGTCATGTTCCTGCTCAAGCTGATCCTGCGCAACGCGCTGCGTCACAAGCTGCGCACCGCGCTGACGGTGCTCGGCCTGACCATCGCCGTGCTCGCATACGGCCTGCTGCATACGGTCGTCGATGCGTGGTATGCGGGCGCGTCGGCGGCATCGAATGCGCGGCTCGTCACGCGCAACGCAATCTCGCTTGTGTTTCCGTTGCCGCTCGCCTATGAAAACCGCATACGCGGCGTCGACGGCGTAACGATCGTCGCGCGTTCGAACTGGTTCGGCGGTGTCTATCGAGACCCGAAGAATTTCTTCGCGCAATTCGCCGTGTCGGACAACTATCTCGATCTCTATCCCGAGTTCATCCTCTCCGAGCAGGCACGCGCCGATTATCAACGCGATCGCAAAGGCTGCCTCATCGGACGACAACTCGCGGATCAATTCGGCTTCAAGGTCGGCGACGTGATTCCGCTCAAAGGCACGATCTATCCCGGCACTTTTGATTTCGTCGTGCGCGGCATCATGGAAGGCCGCGACGAATCGACCATCACGCGGCAACTGATCTTTCACTGGGAGTATCTGAACGAGACGATCCGCAAGACGACCAAGCGTCAGGTCGATCAGGTCGGCGTCTATGTAGTCGGCATCAAGGACCCGGACGATGCGGCGACGGTCTCGCGCAACATCGACACTGTCTTCAAGAACTCGCTTGCCGAAACGCTGACGGAAACGGAGCAGGCATTTCAGCTCGGCTTTGTCGCGATGTCGAATCAGATCATTGCGGCGATACGCGTCGTGTCATATGTCGTCATCTTGATCATCATGGCGGTGATGGCCAACGCGATGGCCATGAGCGCGCGCGAACGCACTACCGAATACGCGACGCTGAAGGCGCTCGGCTTTGGATCGGCGTTTCTCTCGATGCTCGTGTTTGGCGAATCGGTGGCGATATGCACGATCGGCGGCGGCATCGGCATTCTCGCGACGCCGCCTGTCGCCGAAATCTTCAAGCACGCAACGGGCGGCGTGTTCCCGGTCTTCATGGTGTCGCACGAAACGATGCTGCTGCAAGGCGCATGCGCGCTCGTCGTTGCGTTGGCGGCGGCGATTGTGCCGGCGGTGCAGGCAAGCCGCGTGCGCATCGTCGAAGGCCTGCGGGCCATCGGCTGAGGCGCGGCAATGGCGATTCCCGTTTCCTACGTCGCACGCAATCTCTGGGCACGGCGCCTGACGACGATGCTCACCGCGGGCGGACTCGCGCTCGTCGTGTTCGTATTCGCGACCGTGCTGATGCTCGATGCGGGCCTCAAGAAGACGCTCGTTTCGACCGGCGAAGCGGACAACGTCGTCGTGATTCGCAAGGGCGCGGAAACGGAGATTCAAAGCGCCATCGATCGCGGTCAGGCGAACGTGATGGAAATGCATCCATCGGTCGCGATGAACGGCGACGGCCGGCCGCTCGCATCGAAAGAAACCGTGGTGCTGATATCGCTGACCAAGCTCGGCACGAACACGCCTGCGAACGTCGTGATTCGTGGCGTCTCGCCGATGGGCGTGCAACTGCGTCCGCAAGTGAAGCTCACGGCGGGGCGTATGTTCAGGCACGGGTCGTCGGAGATCATCGTCGGCAGCAGCATTGCCAAGGGCTTCGGCGGCACGCGTATCGGCGATCATCTGCGTTTCGCGCAGCGCGACTGGACTGTCGTCGGCCATTACGATGCGGGCGGTAGCGGCTTCGATTCGGAAATCTGGGGCGATGTCGATCAGCTGATGCAATCGTTCCGGCGCACGACTTATTCGTCGATGGTCGTGCGCCTCGCGCGCAGCGATGCATTCGAGCGCTTCAGATCGGATATCGACGTGGACCCGCGTCTCGCCGACGAAGCGAAGCGCGAGCAAGTGTTCTACGGCGATCAGTCGAAGGCGCTGTCGACGTTCATCAACATCTTAGGCTTTACGCTGTCGATCATCTTCTCGATCGCGGCGATGATCGGCGCAATGATCACGATGTATGCGTCGGTCGCGAACCGTGTCGCCGAGATCGGCACCTTGCGCGCGCTCGGCTTCAAGCGCTTCGACGTGCTCGGTGCGTTTCTGCTCGAAGCGTTGTTACTGGGCTTGGTCGGCGGCATCGCAGG from Caballeronia insecticola includes these protein-coding regions:
- a CDS encoding efflux RND transporter periplasmic adaptor subunit; amino-acid sequence: MAEHDLEKLKIDRGPSAAVPRRRRNWFRYVLIALILLALAAVAFRLTGPQAVESATVTSVYPSQSYTLLNATGYVVPQRKAAVASKGQGRVEWLGVLEGTVVKEGQIIARLESDDVAASLAQAQAQVKVAQANLELQRAELKNAEVDLKRFKILAPQGAIPATQYDAALARYDKAQASLNSDAASIVSARANAQAAQVAVNQTVIRAPFDGVVLEKHANVGDNITPFSSASDSKGAVVTIADMKTLEVEADVAESNISRISVEQPCEIQLDALPDVRFAGRVSRTVPTVDRSKATVLVKVRFVDRDARVLPDMSAKVAFLSKPVPPEEKKAVVAVQPSAVVTRGERKVVYKIDNDTAREVPVTTGERIGDLLAVQGVKPGDVVVLSPGDKLKNGARVTLAKK
- a CDS encoding ABC transporter ATP-binding protein, translating into MSTTPLVQISHVAKAYRRGVQTVPVLTDITLSIAEGDFVALMGPSGSGKSTLLNLIAGIDRPDSGELLVGGLDITRLPEASLADWRAANVGFIFQFYNLMPVLSAFENVELPLMLTRLTRHERRERVAMVLDMVNMADRMSHYPSELSGGQQQRVAIARALITDPKLIVADEPTGDLDRTSAADVLTMLQRLNDKLGKTIIMVTHDAHAAAAAKALVHLEKGELIDATPR
- a CDS encoding ABC transporter permease encodes the protein MFLLKLILRNALRHKLRTALTVLGLTIAVLAYGLLHTVVDAWYAGASAASNARLVTRNAISLVFPLPLAYENRIRGVDGVTIVARSNWFGGVYRDPKNFFAQFAVSDNYLDLYPEFILSEQARADYQRDRKGCLIGRQLADQFGFKVGDVIPLKGTIYPGTFDFVVRGIMEGRDESTITRQLIFHWEYLNETIRKTTKRQVDQVGVYVVGIKDPDDAATVSRNIDTVFKNSLAETLTETEQAFQLGFVAMSNQIIAAIRVVSYVVILIIMAVMANAMAMSARERTTEYATLKALGFGSAFLSMLVFGESVAICTIGGGIGILATPPVAEIFKHATGGVFPVFMVSHETMLLQGACALVVALAAAIVPAVQASRVRIVEGLRAIG
- a CDS encoding ABC transporter permease; the encoded protein is MAIPVSYVARNLWARRLTTMLTAGGLALVVFVFATVLMLDAGLKKTLVSTGEADNVVVIRKGAETEIQSAIDRGQANVMEMHPSVAMNGDGRPLASKETVVLISLTKLGTNTPANVVIRGVSPMGVQLRPQVKLTAGRMFRHGSSEIIVGSSIAKGFGGTRIGDHLRFAQRDWTVVGHYDAGGSGFDSEIWGDVDQLMQSFRRTTYSSMVVRLARSDAFERFRSDIDVDPRLADEAKREQVFYGDQSKALSTFINILGFTLSIIFSIAAMIGAMITMYASVANRVAEIGTLRALGFKRFDVLGAFLLEALLLGLVGGIAGLGCAALMQLASFSTTNFQTFADLSFRFILTPSVIVKTLVFSVIMGFVGGFLPAMRASRMNIVDALRTR